In Flavobacterium sp. CBA20B-1, one DNA window encodes the following:
- a CDS encoding class I SAM-dependent methyltransferase, producing the protein MFKDLFGKAMLDYVQNNQPENIVTETNISEADEMDISYLFRSFNDMPKIEQKALKLCKGKVLDVGCGAGSHALYLQEKGCNVLAIDISANAVETCKIRGVENAVQMDILQMNESEQFDTILLLMNGTGIFGKLKNIDQYLSKLKKLLTDNGQLLIDSSDIIYMFDEDEDGGKWIPMYGDYYGELTFNISYKGKKEEPFNWLYLDFNTLQNACMAQNLKCELILEGSNFDYLARITK; encoded by the coding sequence ATGTTTAAAGACCTTTTTGGCAAAGCCATGCTGGATTATGTGCAAAATAATCAGCCCGAAAATATAGTCACCGAAACCAATATCAGCGAAGCCGATGAAATGGATATTTCGTATCTTTTTCGATCATTCAATGATATGCCAAAAATCGAACAAAAAGCATTAAAGCTTTGTAAAGGAAAAGTGCTAGATGTTGGCTGTGGTGCCGGAAGCCATGCACTGTATTTGCAGGAAAAGGGATGCAATGTTTTGGCAATTGATATATCTGCAAATGCTGTGGAAACCTGTAAAATTCGAGGGGTTGAAAATGCTGTACAGATGGATATTTTACAGATGAATGAATCGGAACAATTTGATACTATTCTGCTTTTGATGAATGGAACCGGAATCTTTGGTAAATTGAAAAATATCGATCAATATCTTTCTAAATTAAAAAAATTATTAACCGATAACGGACAACTTTTAATAGACAGTTCGGATATCATTTATATGTTTGATGAAGACGAAGACGGCGGAAAATGGATTCCGATGTATGGTGATTATTATGGCGAGCTTACATTTAACATATCATACAAAGGCAAAAAAGAAGAACCTTTCAATTGGCTTTATTTAGATTTTAATACGCTGCAAAATGCTTGTATGGCACAAAACTTAAAATGTGAATTGATTTTAGAAGGATCTAATTTTGATTATTTGGCTAGAATTACAAAATAA
- a CDS encoding exo-beta-N-acetylmuramidase NamZ family protein, giving the protein MKYIIHSKNTFLFFFVIVFANLSFVGNAQSIQTGAEQFHQYFPLLKDKTVGILTNQTGIVEVNEPYNAYGNSNGCIKSVRKVTVYLVDFLIENKINLKKIYAPEHGFRGTADAGELIKDGKDTKTGLPIISLYGSNKKPTKEQLAGIDVMIFDLQDVGARFYTYISSLHYLMEACAENNIPLIVLDRPNPKGATVDGPVLEMKNKSFVGMHPIPVLHGMTIGEYAKMINGEKWLKNGVQAKLTVIPCKNYNKGMHYSLPVKPSPNLPNDTAINLYTSLCFFEGTNVSVGRGTEKQFQIYGSPFLKNMNFSFIPEPNEGAKNPVHNGVKCFGEDLSAHAAIDGLSLEWLLKAYKNTTNKEKFFNNFFIKLAGTDKLQKQIEKGLTEKEIRETWKDGIEDFKKTSKKYSIYFNF; this is encoded by the coding sequence ATGAAATATATAATTCACTCCAAAAATACATTTTTATTTTTCTTTGTAATAGTTTTTGCCAATTTAAGTTTTGTTGGTAATGCGCAATCTATACAAACAGGCGCCGAACAATTTCATCAATATTTTCCGTTATTAAAAGATAAAACAGTAGGAATTTTAACGAACCAAACGGGAATTGTTGAAGTAAATGAACCTTATAATGCGTATGGTAATTCAAACGGATGTATAAAATCAGTTAGAAAAGTAACAGTATATTTAGTAGATTTTTTAATCGAAAATAAAATCAACCTAAAAAAAATCTATGCTCCCGAACATGGTTTTCGTGGAACTGCCGATGCCGGTGAACTGATTAAAGACGGAAAAGATACCAAAACCGGTTTGCCAATTATTTCTTTGTACGGCTCCAACAAAAAGCCGACAAAAGAACAACTTGCGGGAATTGATGTAATGATTTTTGATTTGCAGGATGTAGGCGCGCGATTTTATACCTATATTTCGTCGTTACACTATTTAATGGAAGCTTGTGCCGAAAATAATATTCCGTTGATTGTTTTGGATCGACCAAATCCGAAAGGTGCAACGGTTGACGGACCTGTTTTAGAAATGAAAAATAAAAGTTTTGTAGGCATGCACCCAATTCCTGTGTTGCACGGAATGACTATTGGCGAATATGCCAAAATGATTAATGGCGAAAAATGGTTGAAGAATGGCGTTCAGGCAAAATTAACTGTTATTCCTTGCAAAAATTACAACAAAGGAATGCACTATTCATTGCCTGTAAAACCATCGCCAAATTTACCTAATGATACAGCTATTAATCTATACACTAGTTTATGCTTTTTTGAAGGAACGAATGTAAGTGTGGGGCGTGGCACCGAAAAACAGTTTCAAATTTACGGATCGCCCTTTTTAAAGAATATGAATTTTAGTTTTATACCCGAACCAAACGAAGGTGCAAAAAATCCGGTGCATAACGGTGTAAAATGTTTTGGAGAAGATTTATCAGCTCATGCAGCCATTGATGGTTTATCTTTAGAATGGCTTTTAAAAGCTTATAAAAACACCACGAACAAAGAAAAATTCTTTAATAACTTTTTTATAAAGCTTGCGGGAACAGATAAACTTCAAAAACAAATCGAAAAAGGTTTAACCGAAAAAGAAATCAGAGAGACATGGAAAGACGGTATTGAAGATTTTAAAAAAACAAGTAAAAAGTATTCGATTTACTTCAATTTTTAA
- a CDS encoding ABC transporter permease has translation MNVSYFIAKRLATSKKYKNSVSAPIIKIAIAAVAISVIMMLVSVATGLGLQEKIRNKITSFNGHIVVSNFDNNQSEITLEPLSTQQNFYPNFTEVPEVTAVHPFATKAGVVRTEKSFEGIVFKGVDKDYQWNYLADYLSEGKLPEYKAEGMTNEVLISGYLANRLELKVGDKLETYFLRNQEAEMPNVRSFTIVGIYDSGFPQFDETFVIGDLKHVQRLNKWQQDEVGGFELFINDFTQIDAVADKVYSHIPSTLNSEPISTKYFHIFDWLKLFDFNIYIIVGLMILVAVINMVVALLVLILERTQMIGILKALGATNWSIRKIFVYNATYIVLIGLVIGNIIGLGLLLIQKYFGVITLDPTQYYVKEAPVQISLFYILLINVILVVISYIIMLLPSVLITKISPVKSIKFQ, from the coding sequence TTGAATGTATCTTATTTTATAGCTAAACGTTTAGCAACTTCTAAAAAGTATAAAAATAGTGTTTCTGCGCCAATAATAAAAATTGCAATTGCCGCAGTTGCCATTAGTGTGATTATGATGCTGGTTTCGGTGGCAACAGGATTGGGTTTGCAGGAAAAAATACGCAATAAAATTACATCGTTTAATGGGCATATTGTGGTATCGAATTTTGATAATAACCAGTCCGAAATCACTTTAGAACCGCTTTCTACCCAACAAAATTTCTATCCAAACTTTACAGAAGTACCCGAAGTGACAGCGGTGCATCCGTTTGCTACCAAAGCAGGAGTAGTTCGAACCGAAAAATCGTTTGAAGGAATTGTTTTTAAAGGAGTTGATAAAGATTATCAATGGAACTATTTAGCAGATTATCTCTCAGAAGGAAAGTTGCCAGAATATAAAGCAGAAGGAATGACCAACGAAGTGCTTATCTCGGGTTATTTAGCCAATCGACTAGAGTTGAAAGTAGGCGACAAGTTAGAAACCTATTTTTTAAGAAATCAAGAAGCAGAAATGCCCAATGTGCGTTCGTTTACTATTGTAGGAATTTATGACTCAGGCTTTCCTCAGTTCGATGAAACCTTTGTTATTGGCGATTTAAAACACGTGCAACGCTTAAATAAATGGCAACAAGACGAGGTGGGTGGTTTTGAACTTTTCATAAACGATTTTACCCAGATTGATGCCGTTGCCGATAAAGTGTATAGTCATATTCCATCAACCTTAAACAGTGAGCCAATAAGCACTAAATATTTTCATATTTTTGATTGGCTAAAACTATTCGATTTTAATATCTATATTATTGTAGGGCTGATGATTTTGGTAGCAGTTATAAATATGGTAGTTGCTTTATTGGTTTTAATTTTAGAACGCACGCAAATGATTGGTATATTAAAAGCTTTAGGAGCAACCAATTGGAGTATTCGAAAGATATTTGTGTACAATGCCACTTATATAGTATTGATAGGCTTAGTAATAGGAAACATTATAGGCTTAGGATTGTTGCTGATTCAGAAATATTTTGGTGTGATTACATTAGACCCCACGCAATATTACGTAAAAGAAGCCCCGGTGCAAATTTCACTGTTTTATATCCTTTTAATAAATGTGATTTTAGTAGTAATTAGTTATATAATCATGTTGTTGCCTTCGGTGCTCATCACAAAAATTTCTCCCGTAAAATCGATTAAGTTTCAGTAG
- a CDS encoding YkgJ family cysteine cluster protein has product MENYLKQLPKLAKDKHTENKKYFDKLKKKTPKDLDYKMQQIHNDVFKKTDCLSCANCCKTTGPLFTMADIERIAKHLRQKPQQFIDQYLRIDEDNDYVLQSVPCTFLDHENYCMIYDVRPKACREFPHTDRKKFQQISHLTLKNVAICPAAFAVVEEMKKKMPL; this is encoded by the coding sequence ATGGAAAACTATTTAAAACAATTGCCAAAGTTAGCAAAAGATAAGCACACAGAAAACAAGAAGTATTTTGATAAGCTAAAGAAAAAAACACCCAAAGATTTAGATTATAAAATGCAGCAAATTCACAATGATGTGTTTAAAAAAACCGATTGTTTGTCGTGTGCGAATTGTTGTAAAACCACCGGTCCTTTGTTTACCATGGCAGATATTGAGCGTATTGCAAAACATTTGCGCCAAAAGCCCCAGCAATTTATAGACCAATATTTGCGGATTGATGAGGATAATGATTATGTGTTGCAAAGCGTGCCTTGTACATTTTTAGACCACGAGAATTACTGCATGATTTATGATGTGCGCCCGAAAGCCTGTAGGGAATTTCCGCATACCGACCGAAAGAAGTTTCAGCAAATCAGTCATTTAACCTTAAAGAATGTGGCAATTTGTCCCGCAGCGTTTGCTGTTGTTGAAGAAATGAAAAAGAAAATGCCTTTATAA
- a CDS encoding T9SS type B sorting domain-containing protein, protein MKKKLYLRTNSFWVGFLLLFSVLGFSQPITVNTTTYTPEQLVKDVLIKTPCAQITNVSWSTGSSFATGDQSNGIGYFQNTNPAFDMADGIILSTGKAIDGPGPRGLNGGSSSGTSNAWPDDLQLTTYMNNILGNTDAYHNATILEFDFVPFTSEMQFNFIFASEEYGTFQCNFSDAFAFFLTNTVAGTTTNLALVPNTTDPISVVTIRDAAHNANCPSVNEQFFDSYNDGSTTSAINFRGQTVKMTAESPVVPFTKYRIKMVIQDRGDSALDSAVFIEGGSFNIGNLNLGNPVLIENGEGLCVGDSYTLNAGLDPNLFTFEWFKDGVQIPGQTGSTLTVTETGDYHVVAFVPNVLCDFVSDPVRIEFFDYVTISAPQNISLCPSSGSSTRFNLDDALTGVTSNPDILFSYYLTQQDAENDTNAISNFYNLPNSTTGSLTIWVRAYELNNPCPYVTSFTISLLNCSLTLNPLPDLSICEGASVQTFDLTVQTPVVYNNAAGYIVTYHLSKPDADTGINAIPSGSLATYNGTNGERIWVRVTDSNNSLSFGVTSFYLYRNLLPLIQTTVLPITACENGNTGLANFDLNLAYSTVPVSPLGVSLEFYSTQQDALLGNTALMLPVNYTGAAGTIYVRVRNLDGDCFTVVPLQLQIINTPVANSIAPLTYCDLNNDGFGEFNLDVTRVLIAGNPMPANSVVTFHETQGDADANANAIFNTGAYINKVKDQQTIYVRVGFTNSSCYNTVPLVLIVNKTPAITPIRGLQVCDINNDGVETVNLRSKESEMLTGLNAANYTVSYHISSAAAMANTGAIGNPTNFSTSVSTVVYVRVTDNTTGCFVVSRINIELVAMPVVANPLPTVTKCDTNGDGFEVFDLASLKAGIIGTQQGLDVSFHYNNSDAQTGLNPLANQYQNVSANVQTIYVRVFNASTGCFVVSTMNLEVKANPVITVPSTPYVICSDSGFGTINIYLYGKALIDATGQNYGFQFFETESDAMNNINNISNPVAYNNLTPGNSTIWIRVNDPVSGCFSVYPIAFQLVVPPKLPASLPKLVECDVLGSTQDQLTIFDLTEQNAALLAAQTAQGTYQIRYFTTQALANSNTNWIVNPTQFQNTVNPQTIWVRIEDTSKPGGCARVMSFQIEVAAPFVLQQPLPIVLCDTDQINDGLREFDLTIREYELFGGQPPFGTVINYYLTQQAAENDFNKIANPSQFYNTVNPQTIYIGVENQYGCRSVTTLTLRVLPVPEPNYTPTPLELCEDTFNSGMATFDLRDAEASIGNFGNYTYTYYASEIGAHTQDPLSLIGTPSNFFTGTSQVYVRVENSFTDTNQRCYVVVVLDLVVHPWPTVGPMTTLAACMDNPTRSTKFNLRDKDAQALGTQDPAKHIVRYFATEENAEDNVNPLPYTYENTTLDRQQIWVRVENSETGCFNISTFFIQIEQAVYAFAATDTEFCETDFENDGVSIVDLSGLDAEIIGNQPAAADVFVQYERWDGTIVNKNSVQVFDGEVIRAVVKYTDTNLVCSASVTFTVRLKDAPEVLPLENGVVCYEYRDQFALISGHYLETGIQENTGYTIVWTRDGQPLTPAVADVLNDGGRLYVKRGGTYQVVVTGPNGCSTTRTAVVSEAPSVTIDEVKLTDSFGDTNAIEVMAYAGPGVQLEYKLDNGPWQDSNIFLDVTPGEHSVYVRIQGQPCEASKVINVMDYPKYFTPNNDGYNDTWNIWSLKNQPNAKIYIFDRFGKLLKQLSGASEGWDGTFNGKPMPSTDYWFKAEYVDPKTGLTKEVTGHFSLKR, encoded by the coding sequence ATGAAGAAGAAATTATATTTAAGAACAAACAGTTTTTGGGTAGGTTTTCTACTGTTATTTTCAGTTTTAGGTTTTAGCCAACCAATTACTGTTAATACTACTACCTATACGCCAGAGCAATTGGTTAAAGATGTTTTAATTAAAACACCTTGTGCCCAAATAACGAATGTCAGCTGGTCAACAGGAAGCAGTTTTGCAACCGGTGACCAATCAAATGGTATTGGTTATTTTCAAAATACCAATCCTGCTTTTGATATGGCTGATGGTATTATTTTAAGTACAGGTAAAGCGATCGACGGTCCAGGGCCAAGAGGATTAAACGGAGGCTCAAGCAGCGGTACAAGTAATGCGTGGCCTGATGATTTGCAACTTACCACCTACATGAATAATATATTAGGTAATACGGATGCGTATCATAATGCCACTATATTAGAGTTTGATTTTGTTCCTTTTACAAGTGAAATGCAATTTAATTTTATTTTTGCTTCTGAAGAATATGGGACTTTTCAATGTAACTTTTCTGATGCATTTGCATTTTTTTTAACCAATACAGTAGCGGGTACTACAACCAATTTGGCATTAGTACCAAATACCACAGATCCTATTTCTGTTGTAACAATTAGAGATGCAGCACATAATGCAAACTGTCCTTCTGTTAATGAACAGTTTTTTGATAGTTATAATGACGGAAGTACTACAAGTGCTATAAATTTTAGAGGACAAACCGTTAAGATGACAGCAGAATCGCCAGTTGTACCTTTTACTAAATATCGTATTAAAATGGTTATTCAAGACAGAGGAGATTCTGCTCTTGATTCTGCGGTTTTTATCGAAGGAGGAAGTTTCAATATTGGTAATTTAAATTTAGGTAACCCTGTTTTAATTGAAAATGGCGAAGGTTTATGTGTGGGCGATAGCTACACTTTAAACGCTGGTTTAGACCCTAATTTATTTACTTTTGAGTGGTTTAAAGATGGTGTGCAAATTCCAGGTCAAACAGGTTCTACTTTAACGGTAACAGAAACGGGAGATTACCATGTGGTTGCATTTGTTCCAAATGTATTATGTGATTTTGTATCCGATCCCGTTCGAATAGAATTTTTTGATTATGTAACGATATCTGCACCACAGAATATATCATTGTGTCCGAGTTCAGGTTCTTCGACCCGATTTAATTTAGACGATGCCTTGACAGGTGTAACGAGCAATCCAGATATATTATTCAGTTATTATTTAACGCAACAAGATGCGGAGAATGATACCAATGCAATTTCTAATTTTTATAATTTACCGAATAGTACTACCGGTTCATTAACGATTTGGGTTCGTGCATACGAGTTGAATAATCCATGTCCTTATGTAACCTCATTTACAATCAGTTTACTAAATTGTAGTTTAACGTTAAATCCTTTACCGGACTTATCGATATGTGAGGGAGCGAGCGTACAAACGTTTGATTTAACTGTTCAAACCCCTGTTGTTTACAACAATGCAGCAGGTTATATAGTAACTTACCACTTAAGCAAACCCGATGCAGATACAGGCATCAATGCGATACCATCGGGAAGTTTAGCAACTTATAACGGAACAAACGGTGAACGTATATGGGTTCGCGTTACCGATAGTAACAACTCATTGTCATTTGGAGTAACTTCTTTCTATTTATATAGAAACTTATTGCCGCTAATCCAAACCACGGTTTTACCAATCACAGCATGTGAAAACGGAAATACAGGTTTAGCAAATTTCGATTTGAATTTAGCTTATAGCACCGTACCTGTTAGTCCACTAGGTGTGTCTTTAGAGTTTTACAGCACGCAGCAAGATGCATTATTAGGCAACACCGCGTTAATGCTGCCTGTAAATTACACCGGAGCAGCGGGAACCATTTATGTGCGTGTACGCAATTTGGATGGCGACTGTTTCACGGTAGTTCCTTTGCAGTTACAAATCATCAACACTCCAGTAGCTAACAGCATTGCACCATTGACATATTGTGATTTAAACAATGATGGATTTGGAGAATTTAACTTAGATGTAACCCGCGTATTAATCGCAGGAAACCCAATGCCGGCTAATTCGGTAGTTACTTTCCACGAAACCCAAGGAGATGCAGATGCCAATGCAAATGCCATCTTCAATACCGGCGCTTACATTAATAAAGTAAAAGACCAACAAACGATTTATGTACGCGTAGGGTTTACCAACTCTAGCTGTTATAACACGGTTCCTTTGGTGTTAATCGTAAACAAAACTCCTGCCATTACCCCAATTAGAGGTCTTCAGGTTTGTGACATTAATAATGATGGAGTAGAAACAGTAAACCTACGCAGCAAAGAATCAGAAATGTTAACCGGTTTAAACGCTGCCAACTATACAGTAAGCTACCATATAAGTTCAGCCGCAGCAATGGCAAATACGGGAGCAATAGGCAACCCAACCAATTTTTCAACCAGTGTATCAACAGTAGTTTATGTACGTGTAACCGATAACACCACAGGTTGTTTCGTAGTAAGTCGCATAAATATTGAATTGGTAGCTATGCCGGTTGTAGCCAACCCGTTACCAACCGTTACAAAATGTGATACCAATGGGGATGGTTTTGAAGTGTTTGATTTAGCAAGTTTAAAAGCAGGAATCATCGGCACGCAACAAGGCTTAGATGTAAGTTTCCATTATAACAACAGCGATGCGCAAACCGGATTAAATCCATTGGCAAACCAATACCAAAACGTATCTGCCAACGTACAAACCATCTATGTTCGCGTATTTAACGCAAGTACGGGATGTTTTGTAGTAAGCACTATGAATTTAGAAGTAAAAGCCAACCCTGTTATTACCGTACCAAGTACACCTTATGTAATATGTAGCGATTCAGGTTTTGGTACCATTAATATTTACTTATACGGAAAAGCATTGATAGATGCTACGGGTCAAAACTACGGATTCCAGTTTTTCGAAACCGAGTCTGATGCCATGAACAATATAAATAATATATCGAACCCGGTAGCCTATAACAATTTAACGCCAGGAAATTCAACAATTTGGATCCGCGTAAACGATCCTGTATCCGGTTGTTTCTCTGTATATCCAATCGCATTCCAATTGGTAGTGCCGCCAAAATTACCTGCGAGTTTACCAAAATTGGTAGAATGTGACGTGTTAGGAAGCACTCAAGATCAATTAACCATATTTGATTTAACCGAGCAAAATGCGGCATTATTAGCAGCACAAACAGCTCAAGGGACTTACCAAATCCGTTACTTTACTACCCAAGCATTGGCTAATAGCAATACAAACTGGATTGTAAACCCTACACAGTTTCAAAATACAGTAAACCCACAAACAATCTGGGTTCGTATAGAAGATACATCAAAACCAGGTGGTTGTGCACGTGTGATGAGCTTCCAAATAGAGGTAGCAGCACCATTTGTGTTACAACAGCCATTACCAATCGTATTATGTGATACCGATCAAATAAACGATGGATTGCGCGAGTTTGATTTAACCATCCGTGAATATGAATTGTTTGGCGGTCAGCCACCATTTGGAACGGTAATCAATTATTACCTAACCCAGCAAGCAGCAGAGAACGATTTCAATAAAATCGCAAATCCAAGCCAGTTCTATAATACGGTAAACCCACAAACCATTTATATCGGTGTGGAAAACCAATACGGTTGTAGAAGTGTAACTACCTTAACATTACGCGTGTTACCAGTTCCAGAGCCGAACTATACACCAACACCATTGGAATTGTGTGAAGATACATTTAACTCAGGTATGGCAACCTTTGATTTAAGAGATGCAGAAGCAAGTATCGGTAATTTTGGTAATTATACCTATACGTATTATGCTTCAGAGATAGGAGCTCATACACAAGATCCTTTAAGCTTAATAGGTACACCAAGTAATTTCTTTACTGGTACATCACAAGTTTATGTACGTGTAGAAAACAGTTTCACAGATACAAACCAACGTTGTTATGTGGTTGTTGTTTTAGATTTGGTGGTACACCCATGGCCAACAGTAGGACCAATGACAACTTTGGCAGCATGTATGGATAACCCAACTCGTAGCACAAAGTTCAACCTACGCGATAAAGATGCGCAAGCCTTGGGTACGCAAGATCCAGCAAAGCATATCGTAAGATATTTTGCTACCGAGGAAAATGCAGAAGACAATGTAAACCCATTGCCATATACCTATGAAAACACCACCTTAGATCGTCAACAAATCTGGGTTCGTGTAGAAAACAGTGAAACGGGATGTTTTAATATATCTACCTTCTTTATCCAAATCGAGCAAGCAGTATATGCCTTTGCAGCGACTGATACAGAATTCTGTGAAACGGACTTTGAAAACGATGGTGTGTCGATAGTAGATTTAAGCGGATTAGACGCAGAGATTATTGGCAACCAACCAGCAGCAGCAGATGTATTTGTACAGTATGAGCGTTGGGATGGCACCATTGTAAACAAAAACAGCGTACAAGTTTTCGACGGCGAAGTAATAAGAGCAGTAGTAAAATACACTGATACGAATTTGGTATGTAGTGCAAGTGTAACCTTTACAGTTCGATTAAAAGACGCACCGGAAGTTTTACCATTAGAAAACGGAGTAGTATGTTACGAATACCGCGACCAATTTGCTCTGATTAGTGGACATTACCTAGAAACAGGAATCCAAGAAAATACGGGTTATACCATTGTTTGGACACGTGATGGGCAACCTTTAACACCTGCAGTAGCAGATGTGTTAAACGACGGCGGGCGATTATATGTGAAACGCGGTGGTACTTACCAAGTAGTAGTAACTGGTCCAAACGGCTGTAGTACAACACGTACGGCAGTAGTAAGTGAAGCGCCAAGCGTAACAATCGACGAAGTGAAACTAACAGATAGCTTTGGCGATACCAACGCAATCGAAGTAATGGCTTATGCAGGTCCGGGCGTACAATTAGAGTACAAATTAGACAACGGTCCATGGCAAGATTCAAATATCTTTTTAGATGTAACGCCAGGAGAGCACTCAGTTTATGTACGTATTCAAGGACAACCATGTGAGGCAAGTAAAGTAATCAATGTGATGGATTATCCAAAATACTTTACACCAAACAACGACGGATACAACGACACTTGGAACATTTGGTCATTAAAGAATCAGCCAAATGCAAAAATATACATCTTTGACCGTTTTGGAAAATTGCTTAAACAATTAAGTGGAGCAAGCGAAGGCTGGGACGGAACCTTTAACGGAAAACCAATGCCATCAACCGACTACTGGTTTAAAGCAGAGTATGTAGATCCAAAAACAGGATTAACAAAAGAAGTTACAGGTCACTTCTCGTTGAAACGATAA